Genomic segment of Leishmania braziliensis MHOM/BR/75/M2904 WGS CADA00000000 data, contig 5, whole genome shotgun sequence:
TTCCTTCTCGCGACCTCCCAGAgagtcaccctctcccccgcccagCATGCGTTAGCAGGGCGCTCTCGCCTACGGTactcgccgtcctccgacACGCGCCCTATTCGGGGCCGAAAAGGGCAGCCAGAGGGCGTGGGGCCGCGGCGTGCGGggcacctcccccccgcttccctccagggccctccgcccctcactctttctccGCCTTCCACCCTCCTTACCACCTCCcttgcccccttcctcctctccagaCCCACTCGCACATTCCGTCTCgatccccacccccgcccacCCTCATGCACACACAATCCGCCGCACACAAGCCTTCATCCTCACACCCCCTTCTACtctcccacccgcccacgTGTTGGCCGGCGTCACTGGCCCCCTggcacgcacccgcagcactgccggcACTGCCAGCATGTCccgcgaccgcagcagcacgcaccggcgccgcagcgtcgccgcacgcctgatgcggctcgccgcagcgggcctcgtcatggccgtcggtgccgccgccgtgtgggtgcaggccgccggccatcactgcatccacgacaggctgcaggcccgcgtgctgcagtcggtggcgcagcagcacaggcctCCCGGCAGCGTCTCGGCCCTCGGTCTGCCCTACGTGTCCGCCGaccccatcagcagcgctcacaCCGTCGACTGGGCGCAGGCCGacagcacgtcgccgagTGTCGCGCACTCCGCGGACTGGGGTGCTATGCGGATCTACGTCTCTTACGCAGACCTCATAGACCCCGACTACTACTGCTCCTACGTCGGGCAGCTTATCGACAACCATCACGGTGCCATCGACATCTGCGAAGCCAAAGACATCCTCACGGAGGAGAGGCGCCACATCCTGATCAACATCCTCTTaccactggcgctgcagctgcatgtggagcggctgaaggtgaggcaggtgcagggcacCTGGAAGGTGACCGGCATGGAGGGCGACGTGTGCGGCGAGTTCAAGGTACCGGAGGAACACGTCACGGTAGGCTTCAGCAACATcgacttcgtgctgtacgtcGCCTCGGTGCCGATCGAGGGGAATATCCTTGCGTGGTCCGCGTTCTGCCAGGTGTTCACTAACGGCCGACCTGCCGTGGGTGTCATCAACATCCCGGCGGTCAACATTCGGTCACCCTACGACCAATTAATGATACGCACCgtggcgcacgaggtggcgcacgccctcggcttcAACCGCATTTTTTTCGACAGCTTCGGCATGGTGACGGCCGCCATTGGAATTCGTGGCAAAGACTATTATGCTCCTGTGCTCAACACCCCCACGGTGGTGACCAAGGCAcgcgagcagtacggctgcACCCTCTTGAGCTTTCTTGAGCTGGAGGATAAGGGCGGCTTTGCCTCTCTTGGCTCGCATCTTAAGGggcgcaacgccaaggaCGAGCTCATGTCTTCTGTCGTTAAGGGAGGGTACTACACCGCCCTGACCATGGCCGTCTTCCAGGACCTCGGCTTCTACCAGGCGGACTTCAGCatggccgaggtgatgccgtgggcCTATCTCGCCACCTGCGACTTCCTCACCAATAAGTGCATGGAGAGGaacatcacgcagtggccCGGGATGTTCTGCAACACCACTGACGTTCTTCTGCGCTGTTCCACTGACCGACTGACCCTCGGAACGTGCAAATTTACCCAACGGAAAaggccgctgccgacgtaCTTCCAGTACTTCACTGACTCCTTCATCGGCGGATTCTCACCGTTCATGGACTACTGCCCGTACGTGGATACCTACCCCGACGGTGCTTGCAATCAGGACCCATCGATGGCATCGCCTTCTTTGCAGGCCTTCAacgtcttctccgacgcggcgcgctgcttggaTGGCGTCTTCAGACCGAAGCACGGCATCGTTCACGGTAACCACTACAACGGCTTGTGCGCCAACGTGAAGTGCGACAGAGTCCACCACAGGTACAGCGTCCAGgtgtacggcagcagcggctacgtcgcatgcacgccgggcCAAAGCATTGAGCTGGCCACGACCAGCGACGCCTTCGTGGAAGGCAGCTACATTATGTGCCCGCtgtacgtggaggtgtgccaggccAACATCAAGGGAGTCATAGACTTCgagggagacgctgccgacacagcggcggtgtgatGGTGGAGTGAAAGGATGACTGCATTGgccactgtgacggctgtgcgctgctggggatagtgctcgctgccatggcaggcCTCGTGGTGGGGCTGCTCCTTATCAGCCTCCCCTGATCGCGACGCAAGCTGAGCGGCTCCCGCTGTGGCTGACGAGGGCCTCTGCTAGCGTGAAACGGAACGAGCAGGACGGCTGggtgcgcggtgccgctgtagtgCGCCCCTGTGCCGACGGCCATCGATGCCCACGCGCGTCGAAATGGCCTTTGTTTTTAGTTTTTAGTTTTCGTTGTTCTGTCGCCTCTCGGTGACGGCATCTCCCGTATCGCAAGCGTATTCTGATGGATGCGTGTGTTgggggctctctctctcgcagcccccaccaccccctccctttccgttgcttcttttttcctattgctgcgcgggtgtgcgtgccgctggtagACACCTTGAGCTCCTGGCCATTcgccctgcagtggcgcagacgaccaTCAAGGTCATGGGGTGGGTCTCGACACaccccgctgtcccacggcgagcacaccgcgcgtgtttgttttcctttgctttctgtATTCTGTGCTTTCGACTCTGCAAACGCCGTGCggcgggcgcaggcggcctgatgtgcgccctctctctctctcggcagcGCGACACGGGGAATGGACGTGAgccagaggggaggaaggcgagcacgcgccTCTGCGCCATGGCCGGCAGCCGTGCGCTTCCTTCTCGCGACCTCCCAGAgagtcaccctctcccccgcccagCACGCGTCAGCAGGGCGCCCTCGCCTACGGTactcgccgtcctccgacACACGCCCTATTCGGGGCCGAAAAGGgcagccggagggcgtggggccgcggcgtgcggggcacctcccccccgcttccctccagggccctccgcccctcactctttctccGCCTTCCACCCTCCTTACCACCTCCcttgcccccttcctcctctccagaCCCACTCGCACATCCCGTCTCgatccccacccccgcccacCCTCATGCACACACAATCCGCCGCACACAAGCCTTCATCCTCACACCCCCTTCTACtctcccacccgcccacgTGTTGGCCGGCGTCACTGGCCCCCTggcacgcacccgcagcactgccggcACTGCCAGCATGTCccgcgaccgcagcagcacgcaccggcgccgcagcgtcgccgcacgcctgatgcggctcgccgcagcgggcctcgtcatggccgtcggtgccgccgccgtgtgggtgcaggccgccggccatcactgcatccacgacaggctgcaggcccgcgtgctgcagtcggtggcgcagcagcacaggcctCCCGGCAGCGTCTCGGCCCTCGGTCTGCCCTACGTGTCCGCCGaccccatcagcagcgctcacaCCGTCGACTGGGCGCAGGCCGacagcacgtcgccgagTGTCGCGCACTCCGCGGACtggggcacgctgcgcatcTACGTCTCTTACGCAGACCTCACGGACCCCGACTGCTACTGCTCCTACGCCGGGCAGCTTGTGAACAACCACGCTGGCGCTCTCGACATCTGCAAAGGCGAGGACATCCTCACCGACGCGAAGCGCTACACCCTCGTCACCTACCTCTTaccactggcgctgcagctgcacacggagcggctggaggtgaggcaggtgcagggcacCTGGAAGGTGACCGGCATGGAGGGCGACGTGTGCGGCACCTTCAAGGTACCGCAGGAACACGTCACGGTAGGCGTCAGCAACACcgacttcgtgctgtacgtcGCCTCGGTGCCGAGCGATCCGGGCGTGATGGCGTGGGCTGTAATGTGCCAGGCGTTCCCTGACGACCGACCTGCCGTGGGTGTCGTCAACATCCCGACCGCCTACATTCAGTCAGCCTACGACCAGATTATGGTGCGCACCgtggcgcacgaggtggcgcacgccctcggcttcGACCTCACCGCTTTCGATGCACTCGAACTCATTCATGACGTGAAGGACTTGCGCGAGAGGAACTACGAAGTTCCTGTGCTCAGCAGCCCCACGGTggtggccaaggcgcgcgagcagtacggctgcACCACCTTGACGTTtctggagctggaggataCGGGCGGCTCGGGCTTTGCTGGATCACATCTTAAGGGACGCAACGCCAAGGACGAGCTCATGGCGCCTGCCTCGGATGCTGGGTACTACACTAACCTGACCATGGCCGTCTTCCAGGACTTCGGCTTCTACCAGGCGGACTTCACCaaggccgaggtgatgccgtgggcCAATCTGGCCAGCTGCGACTTCATCACCAAGAAGTGCATGGAGAACaacatcacgcagtggccgGAGATGTTCTGCAACACCACGGAGAGGCGGTATCGG
This window contains:
- the GP63-2 gene encoding GP63, leishmanolysin, with the translated sequence MSRDRSSTHRRRSVAARLMRLAAAGLVMAVGAAAVWVQAAGHHCIHDRLQARVLQSVAQQHRPPGSVSALGLPYVSADPISSAHTVDWAQADSTSPSVAHSADWGAMRIYVSYADLIDPDYYCSYVGQLIDNHHGAIDICEAKDILTEERRHILINILLPLALQLHVERLKVRQVQGTWKVTGMEGDVCGEFKVPEEHVTVGFSNIDFVLYVASVPIEGNILAWSAFCQVFTNGRPAVGVINIPAVNIRSPYDQLMIRTVAHEVAHALGFNRIFFDSFGMVTAAIGIRGKDYYAPVLNTPTVVTKAREQYGCTLLSFLELEDKGGFASLGSHLKGRNAKDELMSSVVKGGYYTALTMAVFQDLGFYQADFSMAEVMPWAYLATCDFLTNKCMERNITQWPGMFCNTTDVLLRCSTDRLTLGTCKFTQRKRPLPTYFQYFTDSFIGGFSPFMDYCPYVDTYPDGACNQDPSMASPSLQAFNVFSDAARCLDGVFRPKHGIVHGNHYNGLCANVKCDRVHHRYSVQVYGSSGYVACTPGQSIELATTSDAFVEGSYIMCPLYVEVCQANIKGVIDFEGDAADTAAV
- the GP63-2 gene encoding GP63, leishmanolysin, with product MSRDRSSTHRRRSVAARLMRLAAAGLVMAVGAAAVWVQAAGHHCIHDRLQARVLQSVAQQHRPPGSVSALGLPYVSADPISSAHTVDWAQADSTSPSVAHSADWGTLRIYVSYADLTDPDCYCSYAGQLVNNHAGALDICKGEDILTDAKRYTLVTYLLPLALQLHTERLEVRQVQGTWKVTGMEGDVCGTFKVPQEHVTVGVSNTDFVLYVASVPSDPGVMAWAVMCQAFPDDRPAVGVVNIPTAYIQSAYDQIMVRTVAHEVAHALGFDLTAFDALELIHDVKDLRERNYEVPVLSSPTVVAKAREQYGCTTLTFLELEDTGGSGFAGSHLKGRNAKDELMAPASDAGYYTNLTMAVFQDFGFYQADFTKAEVMPWANLASCDFITKKCMENNITQWPEMFCNTTERRYRCPSDRLKIGTCSIVKHDDPLPTYFRYFTKTSVGGSTEFMDYCPIIVPYGTAACNQDPSTASTTVKEFSVFSDASRCLDGAFTPKHSTGPPGPYNGMCANVKCDRAHHTYSVQVRGSSGYVACTPGQRLELATTSAAFVEGSYIMCPLYVEVCQANIKGVIDFEGDAADTAAV